In Candidatus Cloacimonadota bacterium, a single window of DNA contains:
- a CDS encoding SUMF1/EgtB/PvdO family nonheme iron enzyme, which translates to MKKTILTLYFILFCLFLLAQIVPQNLIITRDGNSVELTWDEVSGADHYNIYRSIIPDADVWGEPVAQVSEPFHSEIASPDKYFYRVTAVDLSDGQFAYVPGGTFIMGDTIDDGIGNEIPAHSVTLSSFFIGKYEVSQSEYSAIMGSNPASGYGVGDNYPVYEVSWYSMLKYCNLRSLAENLSPCYTISGSTNPADWGIVPGSNNATWNIAICNWNANGYRLPTEAEWEYAARGATTSPDYLYAGSNSINAVAWYYDNAGGSSHPVGTKALNGIGTYDMSGNLWEVCWDWYSTSYYGSSPSNDPTGPVSGTYRVKRGGGWFHTDFYSRVANRTNFYPSGNTRYDGFRLCRTAQ; encoded by the coding sequence GACAATATTGACCCTCTATTTCATTCTGTTCTGCCTGTTTCTGCTGGCTCAAATTGTGCCTCAAAACCTGATTATCACGAGAGATGGCAATTCTGTTGAACTCACATGGGATGAAGTATCCGGCGCCGATCATTACAATATCTACCGCTCCATCATTCCCGATGCCGACGTTTGGGGAGAACCTGTTGCGCAGGTATCCGAGCCATTCCATTCAGAGATTGCCAGCCCAGACAAATATTTCTACCGCGTGACCGCTGTGGATCTATCAGACGGACAATTTGCTTATGTCCCCGGTGGCACCTTCATCATGGGCGATACAATTGATGACGGAATAGGAAACGAAATTCCCGCCCACAGCGTGACACTGAGTTCATTCTTTATCGGCAAGTATGAAGTCTCCCAATCTGAATATTCGGCGATCATGGGCTCCAATCCAGCATCTGGTTATGGTGTGGGAGACAACTATCCCGTGTATGAGGTTTCCTGGTATTCGATGCTGAAATACTGCAATCTGCGCAGCCTGGCGGAAAACCTCTCCCCTTGCTACACAATCAGCGGCTCCACCAACCCCGCGGATTGGGGCATCGTGCCGGGTTCCAACAACGCCACCTGGAACATCGCCATCTGCAACTGGAACGCCAACGGCTATCGCCTGCCCACAGAGGCGGAATGGGAATACGCCGCGAGAGGGGCAACCACCAGCCCGGATTATCTCTATGCGGGTTCAAACAGCATCAATGCAGTGGCCTGGTATTATGATAATGCCGGCGGCTCCAGCCATCCTGTGGGGACAAAGGCTCTCAACGGCATCGGGACCTACGACATGAGCGGAAACCTATGGGAAGTATGCTGGGATTGGTATTCCACCAGCTATTACGGCAGCAGTCCCAGCAACGATCCAACCGGTCCTGTCAGCGGTACATACCGGGTGAAGCGCGGCGGCGGCTGGTTTCATACGGACTTCTACAGCCGGGTAGCTAATCGCACCAACTTCTACCCCAGCGGCAACACCCGCTATGACGGCTTCCGCCTCTGCAGAACAGCCCAGTAA